A single genomic interval of Rhodopseudomonas palustris harbors:
- the rpsM gene encoding 30S ribosomal protein S13, which produces MARIAGVNIPTNKRVLIALQYIHGIGQKNAADILEKVKIPLDRRVNQLSDAEVLQIREVIDRDYLVEGDLRRETGMNIKRLMDLGCYRGLRHRRGLPVRGQRTHTNARTRKGPAKAIAGKKK; this is translated from the coding sequence GTGGCCCGTATAGCCGGCGTGAATATCCCGACCAACAAGCGCGTCCTGATCGCGCTTCAGTACATCCATGGCATCGGCCAGAAGAACGCGGCCGACATCCTGGAGAAGGTGAAGATCCCGCTCGATCGTCGCGTCAATCAGCTGAGCGACGCCGAGGTGCTGCAGATCCGCGAAGTGATCGACCGCGACTATCTGGTCGAGGGCGACCTTCGCCGTGAGACCGGCATGAACATCAAGCGTCTGATGGACCTCGGCTGCTATCGTGGCCTGCGTCATCGTCGCGGCCTGCCGGTGCGTGGTCAGCGCACCCACACCAACGCCCGCACCCGCAAGGGTCCGGCGAAGGCGATCGCCGGCAAGAAGAAGTAA
- a CDS encoding adenylate kinase has protein sequence MRLILLGPPGAGKGTQAGRLVEQHGIVQLSTGDMLRAAVAAGTPIGLKAKDIMAAGGLVPDEVVIGIISDRIDQDDAAQGFILDGFPRTVPQAEALDRLLKDKGFDLDAVVELKVNEGALLDRVETRVAEMRARGEEPRADDNAEALAKRLSAYRAQTEPLVDYYSEKRKLLTVDGMMTIDEVTREIGRVLDAVRAADAKKGAKAKGTKASRAKRAVKTAKKAATKGKAAKSPAKAPKKAAAKPAAKSGAKSGSAKKSSAKQTVGKKSSGKTAVSKKAAGKPAASKAGKAAVGKTAKAGLKKAAKAVAKAGKKAAKAAVKVAKGAAKPTAGKKAAGKKATKKAAATSKAKAVAKAPARGNKKAKKATKKRA, from the coding sequence ATGAGACTGATCCTCCTCGGACCGCCTGGCGCGGGCAAGGGCACGCAGGCGGGCCGTCTGGTCGAGCAGCACGGCATCGTGCAGCTCTCCACCGGCGATATGCTGCGCGCCGCTGTCGCGGCCGGCACGCCGATCGGCCTCAAGGCCAAGGATATCATGGCGGCCGGCGGTCTGGTGCCGGACGAGGTGGTGATCGGGATCATCTCCGACCGAATCGACCAGGATGATGCCGCCCAGGGCTTCATCCTCGACGGCTTCCCGCGCACCGTGCCGCAGGCCGAAGCGCTGGATCGTCTGCTCAAGGACAAGGGCTTCGATCTCGATGCCGTGGTCGAGCTCAAGGTCAATGAAGGCGCGCTGCTCGACCGGGTCGAGACCCGCGTCGCCGAGATGCGCGCCCGCGGTGAGGAGCCGCGCGCCGACGACAACGCCGAAGCGCTGGCCAAGCGTCTGTCCGCCTACCGGGCGCAGACCGAGCCGCTGGTCGACTACTACTCCGAGAAGCGCAAGCTGCTGACCGTCGACGGCATGATGACGATCGACGAGGTGACCCGCGAGATCGGCCGGGTGCTCGATGCGGTTCGCGCCGCCGACGCCAAGAAGGGTGCCAAGGCGAAGGGGACCAAGGCCTCCCGCGCCAAGCGCGCCGTAAAGACCGCCAAGAAGGCTGCGACCAAGGGCAAGGCCGCCAAGTCCCCGGCCAAGGCCCCCAAGAAGGCTGCGGCGAAGCCAGCGGCTAAGTCGGGCGCGAAGTCCGGTTCGGCCAAGAAGTCTTCGGCCAAACAGACGGTTGGCAAGAAGTCCTCAGGCAAGACGGCTGTCTCCAAGAAGGCTGCCGGCAAGCCGGCCGCTTCCAAGGCAGGCAAGGCTGCGGTCGGCAAGACCGCGAAGGCGGGCCTGAAGAAGGCGGCGAAAGCCGTTGCAAAGGCTGGCAAAAAGGCCGCCAAGGCAGCCGTGAAGGTCGCCAAGGGCGCGGCCAAGCCGACCGCCGGTAAGAAGGCGGCTGGCAAGAAGGCGACCAAAAAGGCCGCCGCGACCTCGAAGGCCAAGGCGGTTGCCAAGGCTCCGGCGCGCGGCAACAAGAAGGCCAAAAAGGCCACGAAGAAGCGAGCTTGA
- the secY gene encoding preprotein translocase subunit SecY has product MVSAAEQLAANLNFSALGKAEELKKRIWFTLGALLVYRFGTYIPLPGIDPNVWEQVFRQQAGGILGMFNMFAGGGIHRMAIFALNIMPYISASIIVQLLTTVSPQLEALKKEGESGRKTLNQYTRYLTVILALFQSYGIAVGLEGAGNVVSDPGMFFRLSTTITLTGGTMFLMWLGEQITSRGIGNGISLIILAGIVAELPSALANMLELGRQGALSTGLILVVLVMAVVVIAFIVFMERAQRRLLIQYPKRQVGNKMFEGQSSHLPLKLNTAGVIPPIFASSLLLLPTTIANFNAGSGPEWFQWIVTQFGHGRPLFLLFYIGMIVFFAFFYTAIVFNPTETADNLKKHGGFIPGIRPGERTAEYIDYVLSRITVVGAIYLAIVCLIPEIMISYASVPFYFGGTSLLIVVSVTMDTVAQVQGYLLAHQYEGLIKKSKLRGRKK; this is encoded by the coding sequence ATGGTCTCAGCAGCTGAACAACTAGCGGCAAACCTCAACTTTTCTGCGCTTGGTAAAGCCGAAGAGCTGAAGAAGCGGATCTGGTTCACGCTCGGCGCGCTGCTGGTGTACCGCTTCGGCACCTACATCCCGCTGCCGGGCATCGACCCGAACGTGTGGGAGCAGGTGTTCCGCCAGCAGGCCGGCGGCATCCTCGGCATGTTCAATATGTTCGCCGGTGGCGGTATCCACCGCATGGCGATCTTCGCGCTCAACATCATGCCGTACATCTCGGCATCGATCATCGTGCAGCTGCTGACCACCGTGTCGCCGCAGCTCGAAGCGCTGAAGAAGGAAGGCGAGAGCGGCCGCAAGACGCTCAATCAATACACCCGCTACCTCACCGTGATCCTGGCGCTGTTCCAGTCCTACGGCATCGCCGTCGGCCTCGAAGGCGCGGGCAATGTGGTGTCCGACCCGGGCATGTTCTTCCGGCTGTCGACCACGATCACGCTGACCGGCGGCACCATGTTCCTGATGTGGCTGGGTGAGCAGATCACCTCGCGCGGCATCGGCAACGGCATTTCGCTGATCATCCTCGCCGGCATCGTCGCCGAGCTGCCGTCTGCTCTGGCGAATATGCTTGAGCTCGGCCGTCAGGGCGCCCTGTCGACCGGCCTGATCCTGGTCGTGCTGGTGATGGCCGTCGTCGTGATCGCCTTCATCGTGTTCATGGAGCGCGCCCAGCGCCGTCTCCTGATCCAGTATCCGAAGCGCCAGGTCGGCAATAAGATGTTCGAGGGCCAGTCCTCGCATCTGCCGCTGAAGCTGAACACTGCCGGCGTGATCCCGCCGATCTTCGCGTCGTCGCTGTTGCTGCTGCCGACCACGATCGCGAACTTCAACGCCGGCAGCGGGCCGGAGTGGTTCCAGTGGATCGTGACCCAGTTCGGTCACGGCCGGCCGCTGTTCCTGCTGTTCTACATCGGCATGATCGTGTTCTTCGCGTTCTTCTACACCGCGATCGTGTTCAACCCGACCGAGACCGCGGACAATCTGAAGAAGCACGGCGGCTTCATTCCGGGCATCCGGCCGGGCGAGCGCACCGCCGAGTACATTGATTACGTGCTGTCGCGCATCACCGTGGTCGGTGCGATCTACCTGGCGATCGTCTGCTTGATCCCGGAGATCATGATTTCCTACGCCTCGGTCCCGTTCTATTTCGGCGGAACTTCGCTTCTGATCGTCGTCAGCGTTACGATGGATACGGTGGCGCAGGTGCAGGGCTATCTGCTGGCTCACCAGTATGAAGGCCTGATCAAGAAGTCGAAGTTGCGGGGGCGCAAGAAATGA
- the rplO gene encoding 50S ribosomal protein L15 encodes MKLSEIADNVGSRKKRMRIGRGIGSGKGKTGGRGGKGQTARSGVRIKGFEGGQMPLHRRLPKRGFNNIFALEFAEVNLDRLQEAVDSKAIDAGKVVDAAALVDAGVLRRAKDGVRLLGRGELTAKLNIEVHGATKSAIAAVEKAGGSVKILAPKAEEGEAA; translated from the coding sequence ATGAAGCTCAGCGAGATCGCCGACAACGTCGGTTCGCGCAAGAAGCGCATGCGGATCGGCCGCGGCATCGGTTCGGGCAAGGGCAAGACCGGCGGCCGTGGCGGCAAGGGCCAGACCGCGCGTTCGGGCGTGCGCATCAAGGGCTTCGAGGGCGGTCAGATGCCGCTGCATCGTCGCCTGCCGAAGCGTGGCTTCAACAACATCTTCGCGCTCGAATTCGCCGAAGTGAATCTCGACCGCCTCCAGGAGGCCGTCGACTCCAAGGCGATCGACGCCGGCAAGGTGGTCGACGCCGCGGCGCTGGTCGATGCGGGCGTTCTGCGCCGCGCCAAGGACGGCGTCCGTCTGCTCGGCCGCGGTGAGCTCACCGCGAAGCTGAACATCGAAGTGCACGGTGCGACCAAGTCGGCGATCGCCGCGGTCGAAAAGGCCGGCGGTTCGGTGAAGATCCTCGCCCCGAAGGCGGAAGAAGGCGAGGCGGCGTAA
- the rpmD gene encoding 50S ribosomal protein L30 — protein sequence MAKAANMIKVEQIGSPIRRHHSQRETLIGLKLNKIGRVAELQDTPEVRGMIGKVQHLVRVVDEK from the coding sequence ATGGCCAAGGCCGCAAACATGATCAAGGTCGAGCAGATCGGCAGCCCGATTCGGCGCCATCACTCGCAGCGCGAGACGCTGATCGGCCTGAAGCTGAACAAGATCGGCCGCGTCGCCGAACTGCAGGATACGCCTGAAGTTCGCGGCATGATCGGCAAGGTGCAACACCTCGTCCGCGTCGTCGACGAGAAGTAA
- the rpsE gene encoding 30S ribosomal protein S5, with protein MAAERERGGRERSREREERDSEFVDKLVHINRVAKVVKGGKRFGFAALVVVGDQKGRVGFGHGKAREVPEAIRKATESAKRNLTRVALREGRTLHHDIAGRHGAGRVYLRAAPAGTGIIAGGPMRAVFETLGIADVVAKSVGSSNPYNMVRATFDALKHLDSPRSVAARRNIKVSTLQARRVGGDAEVVAE; from the coding sequence ATGGCAGCTGAACGCGAACGCGGCGGACGCGAACGGAGCAGGGAGCGCGAGGAGCGCGACAGCGAGTTCGTCGACAAGCTCGTCCACATCAACCGTGTGGCGAAGGTGGTGAAGGGCGGCAAGCGCTTCGGCTTCGCTGCGCTGGTCGTGGTCGGCGATCAGAAGGGCCGGGTCGGCTTCGGCCACGGCAAGGCGCGCGAAGTTCCGGAAGCGATCCGCAAGGCCACCGAGTCGGCGAAGCGCAACTTGACCCGCGTCGCGTTGCGCGAGGGCCGCACCCTGCATCACGACATCGCCGGCCGTCACGGCGCTGGCCGCGTCTATCTCCGCGCCGCCCCGGCCGGTACCGGCATCATCGCCGGCGGTCCGATGCGTGCGGTGTTCGAGACCCTCGGCATCGCCGACGTGGTCGCTAAGTCGGTCGGTTCGTCGAACCCGTACAACATGGTTCGCGCCACGTTCGACGCGCTGAAGCATCTCGACTCGCCGCGTTCGGTCGCCGCGCGCCGTAACATCAAGGTTTCCACTCTGCAGGCCCGCCGCGTCGGCGGCGATGCTGAAGTGGTGGCCGAATAA
- the rplR gene encoding 50S ribosomal protein L18, with the protein MSKMKVTNARRTNRVRTALRRTANGRPRLSVFRSSKHIYAQVIDDAKGETLASASSLEKTMRDAGNTGANIDAAKAVGKLVAERAVEKGVKEVVFDRGGYLYHGRVKALADAARESGLSF; encoded by the coding sequence ATGTCGAAGATGAAGGTTACGAATGCCCGGCGCACCAACCGGGTCCGGACTGCGCTGCGGCGCACCGCCAACGGCCGCCCGCGGCTGTCGGTGTTTCGCTCGTCCAAGCACATCTATGCCCAGGTGATCGACGACGCCAAGGGCGAGACGCTCGCTTCGGCCTCGTCGCTGGAGAAGACGATGCGCGACGCCGGCAACACCGGCGCGAACATCGACGCCGCCAAGGCCGTCGGCAAGCTGGTTGCCGAGCGTGCGGTGGAGAAGGGCGTCAAGGAAGTCGTGTTCGACCGCGGCGGCTATCTGTATCACGGGCGCGTCAAGGCGCTGGCAGATGCGGCCCGCGAGAGCGGCCTGAGCTTCTAA
- the rplF gene encoding 50S ribosomal protein L6, which translates to MSRVGKKPVTVPSGVTATVEGQTVKMKGPKGQLQFVVHDDVDVKFEDGAVKVAPRHETNRARALYGTARAQIANLVEGVTKGFEKKLEITGVGYRAAMQGKKLQLALGYSHDVLYDIPEGITITVPKPTEINVVGIDPQKVGQVAAEIRDYRPPEPYKGKGVRYADEFIFRKEGKKK; encoded by the coding sequence ATGTCACGCGTTGGCAAGAAGCCCGTCACGGTCCCGTCTGGGGTGACGGCGACCGTCGAGGGACAGACCGTCAAGATGAAGGGGCCGAAGGGCCAGCTTCAGTTCGTCGTGCACGACGACGTCGACGTGAAGTTCGAGGACGGTGCGGTCAAGGTGGCGCCGCGGCACGAGACCAATCGTGCCCGTGCGCTGTACGGGACGGCTCGCGCTCAGATCGCGAATCTGGTGGAAGGCGTCACCAAGGGCTTTGAGAAAAAGCTCGAGATCACCGGCGTCGGCTATCGCGCGGCGATGCAGGGCAAGAAGCTGCAGCTCGCGCTCGGCTACAGCCACGACGTGCTGTACGACATCCCGGAAGGCATCACCATCACGGTGCCGAAGCCGACCGAGATCAATGTCGTCGGCATCGACCCTCAGAAGGTCGGCCAGGTCGCCGCTGAGATCCGCGACTACCGTCCGCCGGAGCCGTATAAGGGTAAGGGCGTGCGTTACGCCGACGAATTCATCTTCCGCAAGGAAGGCAAGAAGAAGTAA
- the rpsH gene encoding 30S ribosomal protein S8 — protein sequence MSTHDPISDLITRIRNAQMRSKSKVSTPGSKMRANVLDVLKAEGYIRGYATVEHPSGRSELEIELKYFDGEPVIREIERVSRPGRRVYASVKNLPRVNNGLGISVLSTPKGIMADHDARDANVGGEVLFTVF from the coding sequence ATGTCTACGCACGATCCGATCAGCGATCTCATCACCCGCATCCGCAACGCGCAGATGCGCTCCAAGTCCAAGGTTTCGACCCCGGGCTCCAAGATGCGCGCCAACGTTCTCGACGTGCTGAAGGCCGAGGGCTACATCCGCGGCTACGCCACCGTCGAGCATCCGTCGGGCCGCAGCGAGCTCGAGATCGAGCTGAAGTATTTCGACGGCGAACCGGTGATCCGCGAGATCGAGCGCGTGTCGCGCCCGGGCCGCCGGGTCTATGCCTCGGTGAAGAACTTGCCGCGCGTCAACAACGGCCTCGGCATTTCGGTGCTGTCGACCCCGAAGGGGATCATGGCCGATCACGACGCCCGCGACGCCAATGTCGGCGGCGAGGTTCTGTTCACGGTGTTCTAA
- the rpsN gene encoding 30S ribosomal protein S14 — protein MAKKSAIEKNNRRKKMTKNAAPKRARLKAIIADKSKPMEERFAATLKLAEMPRNSSATRIRNRCDLTGRPRSVYRLNKLSRIAIRDLGSRGLVPGLVKSSW, from the coding sequence ATGGCAAAGAAGAGTGCGATCGAGAAGAACAACCGCCGGAAGAAGATGACCAAGAACGCTGCGCCGAAGCGCGCGCGTCTGAAGGCCATCATCGCCGACAAGTCAAAGCCGATGGAAGAGCGCTTCGCGGCGACGCTGAAGCTCGCCGAGATGCCGCGTAATTCGTCGGCGACTCGGATCCGCAACCGCTGCGACCTCACCGGCCGTCCGCGTTCGGTCTATCGTCTCAACAAGCTGAGCCGTATCGCGATCCGCGATCTCGGTTCGCGCGGCCTGGTTCCGGGCCTCGTGAAGTCGAGCTGGTAA
- the rplE gene encoding 50S ribosomal protein L5 codes for MAETAYVPRLRTEYDRHIRTQLTEKFGYANVMQVPKLDKVVLNMGVGEAVNDRKKAEQAAADLSLIAGQKAVITYSRVAISTFKLRENQPIGCKVTLRQARMYEFIDRLITVALPRVRDFRGLNPKSFDGRGNYSLGIKEHIIFPEIDFDKTGESWGMDITVCTTARTDDEARALLTAFNFPFRQ; via the coding sequence ATGGCTGAGACCGCTTACGTTCCGCGGCTGCGCACGGAATACGACCGCCACATCCGCACCCAGCTGACTGAGAAGTTCGGCTACGCCAACGTCATGCAGGTTCCGAAGCTCGACAAGGTCGTGCTGAACATGGGCGTGGGCGAGGCTGTGAACGACCGCAAGAAGGCCGAGCAGGCGGCGGCGGATCTGTCGCTGATCGCCGGTCAGAAGGCCGTCATCACCTATTCGCGCGTCGCGATTTCGACCTTCAAGCTGCGCGAGAACCAGCCGATCGGCTGCAAGGTGACGCTGCGCCAGGCGCGGATGTACGAGTTCATCGACCGCCTGATCACGGTCGCGCTGCCGCGCGTCCGCGACTTCCGCGGCCTGAACCCGAAGAGCTTCGACGGCCGCGGCAACTACTCGCTCGGCATCAAGGAGCACATCATTTTCCCCGAAATCGACTTCGACAAGACCGGCGAGTCGTGGGGCATGGACATCACGGTGTGCACCACCGCGCGGACCGACGACGAGGCGCGTGCGCTACTCACCGCTTTCAATTTCCCGTTCCGGCAGTGA
- the rplX gene encoding 50S ribosomal protein L24 gives MAAKIRKGDKVIVLSGRDKGRTGEVFEVRPDAGKALVRGINVVKRHQKQTQTQEGGIISKEAPIDLSNIAIVGKDGKPTRVGFKILADGKKVRVAKRSGAEIDG, from the coding sequence ATGGCCGCCAAGATCCGTAAGGGTGACAAGGTGATCGTGCTGAGCGGTCGCGACAAGGGCCGCACCGGCGAGGTGTTCGAGGTCCGTCCGGACGCCGGCAAGGCGCTGGTTCGCGGCATCAACGTGGTCAAGCGTCACCAGAAGCAGACGCAGACCCAGGAAGGCGGCATCATCTCGAAAGAGGCGCCGATCGACCTGTCGAACATCGCGATCGTCGGCAAGGACGGCAAGCCGACCCGCGTCGGATTCAAGATTCTCGCGGACGGCAAGAAGGTCCGCGTTGCCAAGCGTTCGGGAGCAGAGATCGATGGCTGA
- the rplN gene encoding 50S ribosomal protein L14 has protein sequence MIQMQTNLDVADNSGARRVMCIKVIGGSKRRYATVGDVIVVSIKEAIPRGKVKKGDVMKAVVVRVRKDIRRADGSVIRFDRNAAVLINNQSEPIGTRIFGPVPRELRAKNHMKIISLAPEVL, from the coding sequence ATGATTCAGATGCAGACCAACCTCGACGTGGCCGACAATTCAGGCGCACGCCGTGTGATGTGCATCAAGGTGATTGGGGGATCCAAGCGCCGGTATGCGACCGTGGGTGACGTCATTGTGGTCTCGATCAAGGAAGCGATTCCGCGGGGCAAGGTGAAGAAGGGTGACGTGATGAAGGCCGTGGTGGTCCGTGTCCGCAAGGACATCCGCCGCGCTGACGGCTCCGTCATTCGCTTCGACCGCAACGCCGCCGTTCTGATCAACAATCAGTCCGAGCCGATTGGCACCCGTATCTTTGGGCCGGTGCCGCGCGAGCTGCGTGCGAAGAACCACATGAAGATCATTTCGCTGGCGCCGGAGGTGCTGTGA
- the rpsQ gene encoding 30S ribosomal protein S17 — MPKRTLQGVVVSDKQAKTIVVRVDRRFTHPIYKKTIRRSKNYHAHDENNQFKPGDMVWIEESKPISKLKRWTVVRGEPKKTA, encoded by the coding sequence ATGCCGAAGAGGACCCTGCAGGGCGTGGTCGTCAGCGACAAGCAAGCAAAGACGATCGTGGTGCGCGTCGACCGCCGCTTCACTCACCCGATCTACAAGAAGACCATCCGGCGCTCGAAGAACTACCACGCGCACGACGAGAACAACCAGTTCAAGCCGGGCGACATGGTGTGGATTGAAGAGAGCAAGCCGATCTCCAAGTTGAAGCGCTGGACCGTCGTCCGGGGCGAACCGAAGAAGACCGCCTAA
- the rpmC gene encoding 50S ribosomal protein L29, producing MAEMKTADIRAMSEDQMDDAILSLKKERFNLRFQRATGQLENTSRLREARRDIARIKTIAAQKRAGKTK from the coding sequence ATGGCTGAGATGAAGACCGCCGACATCCGTGCGATGAGCGAAGACCAGATGGACGACGCGATTCTGTCGCTCAAGAAGGAACGCTTTAACCTGCGCTTCCAGCGCGCCACTGGTCAGCTCGAGAACACCTCTCGGCTGCGCGAGGCTCGCCGCGACATCGCTCGCATCAAGACCATCGCCGCGCAGAAGCGCGCCGGCAAGACGAAGTAA
- the rplP gene encoding 50S ribosomal protein L16 — protein MMQPKRTKFRKAHKGRIHGVASSGATLAFGQFGLKAMEPERITARQIEAARRALTRHMKRAGRVWIRVFPDLPVSKKPAEVRMGSGKGSPELWVARVKPGRVMFEIDGVNQQIAREALTLAAAKLPIKTRFVARIAE, from the coding sequence ATGATGCAACCAAAGAGAACCAAGTTCCGTAAGGCGCACAAGGGCCGCATTCACGGCGTTGCGTCCTCGGGCGCGACCCTGGCTTTCGGCCAGTTCGGCCTGAAGGCGATGGAGCCGGAGCGGATCACCGCGCGTCAGATCGAAGCCGCCCGTCGTGCGCTGACCCGTCACATGAAGCGCGCCGGCCGTGTCTGGATCCGCGTGTTCCCCGATCTTCCGGTGTCGAAGAAGCCGGCCGAAGTCCGCATGGGCTCCGGCAAGGGTTCGCCGGAATTGTGGGTGGCGCGCGTCAAGCCGGGCCGGGTGATGTTCGAGATCGACGGCGTCAACCAGCAGATCGCTCGTGAGGCGCTGACCCTGGCCGCCGCCAAGCTGCCGATCAAGACGCGCTTCGTCGCGCGTATCGCGGAGTAA
- the rpsC gene encoding 30S ribosomal protein S3, with product MGQKINPIGLRLGINRTWDSRWFAGKNEYGKLLHEDVKIREILHKELKQAAVARIVIERPHKKCRVTIHSARPGVVIGKKGADIDKLRKKVADITSSDVVINIVEIRKPELDATLVAESIAQQLERRVAFRRAMKRAVQSAMRLGAEGIRINCSGRLGGAEIARMEWYREGRVPLHTLRADIDYGVATAFTTFGTCGVKVWIFKGEILEHDPMAQDKRMAEGDGGGSSRPRRDAA from the coding sequence ATGGGTCAAAAGATCAATCCGATCGGGCTGCGGCTGGGTATCAACCGGACGTGGGATTCCCGTTGGTTCGCCGGCAAGAACGAGTACGGCAAGCTGCTGCACGAGGACGTCAAGATCCGCGAGATCCTGCACAAGGAACTGAAGCAGGCGGCGGTCGCGCGTATCGTGATCGAGCGCCCGCACAAGAAGTGCCGCGTGACGATCCACTCGGCGCGTCCCGGTGTCGTGATCGGCAAGAAGGGCGCCGACATCGACAAGCTGCGTAAGAAGGTCGCCGACATCACGTCGTCGGACGTGGTGATCAACATCGTCGAAATCCGCAAGCCCGAGCTCGACGCGACCCTGGTCGCCGAGTCGATCGCGCAGCAGCTGGAGCGCCGCGTTGCGTTCCGCCGCGCGATGAAGCGGGCGGTGCAGTCGGCGATGCGTCTCGGCGCCGAAGGCATCCGCATCAACTGCTCGGGCCGCCTCGGTGGCGCCGAAATCGCCCGCATGGAGTGGTACCGCGAAGGCCGCGTGCCGCTGCACACCCTGCGCGCCGACATCGACTACGGCGTCGCGACCGCGTTCACGACCTTCGGCACCTGCGGCGTCAAGGTTTGGATCTTCAAGGGCGAGATCCTCGAGCACGATCCGATGGCCCAGGACAAGCGCATGGCCGAAGGCGATGGTGGCGGTTCGTCCCGTCCGCGCCGCGACGCCGCCTGA
- the rplV gene encoding 50S ribosomal protein L22: protein MSKPKRERSLPDNEAKAVARMLRVSPQKLNLVAQLIRGRKASAALADLAFSRKRIAVDVKKCLESAIANAENNHDLDVDALVVSEAHVGKGIVMKRFTPRGRGRSGRIFKPFAQLTIVVRQVEEASA from the coding sequence ATGAGCAAACCCAAGCGCGAACGTAGCCTGCCTGATAACGAGGCGAAGGCTGTCGCCAGGATGCTTCGCGTCTCTCCGCAGAAGCTCAACCTGGTCGCCCAACTGATCCGTGGCCGCAAGGCCTCGGCGGCTCTCGCCGACCTCGCGTTCTCGCGCAAGCGGATCGCGGTCGACGTCAAGAAGTGCCTGGAATCGGCGATCGCCAACGCCGAGAACAATCACGACCTCGACGTCGATGCGCTGGTCGTCTCCGAGGCCCATGTCGGCAAGGGCATCGTGATGAAGCGTTTCACCCCTCGCGGCCGTGGTCGCTCGGGCCGTATTTTCAAACCCTTCGCGCAGCTGACGATCGTCGTTCGTCAGGTCGAAGAAGCAAGCGCTTAA
- the rpsS gene encoding 30S ribosomal protein S19, translated as MVRSVWKGPFVEASLLKKADAARASGRHDVIKIWSRRSTILPQFVGLTFGVYNGQKHVPVSVNEEMVGHKFGEFSPTRTFHGHAGDKKSKKG; from the coding sequence ATGGTTCGCTCAGTCTGGAAGGGCCCGTTCGTCGAGGCCTCGCTGCTGAAGAAGGCCGATGCCGCGCGCGCGTCGGGCCGTCACGACGTGATCAAGATCTGGAGCCGTCGCTCGACCATCCTGCCGCAGTTTGTCGGCCTGACCTTCGGCGTCTACAACGGCCAGAAGCACGTCCCGGTGTCGGTGAACGAGGAAATGGTGGGTCACAAGTTCGGCGAGTTCTCGCCGACCCGCACTTTCCACGGCCACGCCGGCGACAAGAAGTCGAAGAAGGGTTGA
- the rplB gene encoding 50S ribosomal protein L2 encodes MALKTFNPTTPGQRQLVMVDRSALYKGKPVKRLTEGKNSNGGRNNTGRITVRFRGGGHKQAYRLVDFKRTKVDVPAKVERLEYDPNRTAFIALIKYEDGEQAYILAPQRLAVGDTVIAGAYVDVKPGNVMPLGNMPIGTIVHNVELKIGKGGQLARSAGTYAQIVGRDHDYVILRMNSGEQRLIHGRCIAAIGAVSNPDHMNISIGKAGRKRWLGRRPHNRGVVMNPIDHPHGGGEGRTSGGRHPVTPWGKPTKGKKTRSNKSTDKFILISRHKRKKK; translated from the coding sequence ATGGCATTGAAGACCTTTAATCCCACGACGCCGGGCCAGCGCCAGCTGGTGATGGTTGATCGTTCGGCGCTGTACAAGGGCAAGCCGGTCAAGCGGCTGACCGAGGGCAAAAACTCGAACGGCGGTCGTAACAACACCGGCCGTATCACCGTTCGGTTCCGCGGCGGCGGTCACAAGCAGGCTTATCGTCTGGTCGATTTCAAGCGTACCAAGGTCGACGTTCCGGCCAAGGTCGAGCGCCTGGAGTACGATCCGAACCGCACCGCCTTCATCGCGCTGATCAAGTACGAAGACGGCGAGCAGGCCTACATCCTGGCGCCGCAGCGCCTGGCGGTCGGCGACACCGTGATCGCGGGCGCCTATGTCGACGTGAAGCCGGGCAACGTGATGCCGCTGGGCAACATGCCGATCGGCACCATCGTGCACAACGTCGAGCTGAAGATCGGCAAGGGCGGTCAGCTGGCCCGTTCGGCCGGCACCTACGCTCAGATCGTCGGCCGCGACCACGACTACGTGATCCTGCGCATGAACTCGGGCGAGCAGCGCCTGATTCACGGTCGCTGCATCGCGGCGATCGGTGCGGTGTCGAACCCGGACCACATGAACATCTCGATCGGCAAGGCCGGTCGCAAGCGCTGGCTCGGCCGTCGCCCGCACAACCGCGGCGTCGTCATGAACCCGATCGACCACCCGCACGGCGGCGGTGAAGGCCGCACCTCGGGCGGCCGTCACCCGGTCACCCCGTGGGGCAAGCCGACCAAGGGTAAGAAGACCCGTTCGAACAAGTCGACCGACAAGTTCATCCTCATCAGCCGCCACAAGCGGAAGAAGAAGTAA